From one Phytoactinopolyspora mesophila genomic stretch:
- a CDS encoding ROK family transcriptional regulator: protein MPLSRGDLTRSAVLAVLGASGPLSRSQIAQLLEVSPATVTQVTKDLIARGMVAEVNQAPSRGGRPAVLLGVVGSAGRALGAKVAADHVAAVEVSLDGQVIRAWEWPFEATAADALDQLIAILRPLTEPSGDNAPLLGIGIGVPGAVDDQAVGVVDAPTLGWQHLPLGAQLQSALPVPVLVENDVNTLAVTERLYGRGREHRDFLVVTIGRGIGAGLVIDGSVYRGSTGGAGEFGHLPVNPDGPACSCGNNGCLEALIGQDALLRRAREQDLISDDANIGQLLAVASGGDPSAQLLFHEAGETLGRAVGGLVNVMDPQIVVVLGEGTRGWQHWRNGFDHQLRAHALPARRGVPVVVETWDDSSWALGAAALVLATPFDASGLTGSQGELVRARLDEALTQDSR, encoded by the coding sequence ATGCCTCTGTCTCGTGGTGACCTCACTCGATCGGCCGTGCTGGCCGTTCTCGGCGCGTCCGGGCCGCTCAGTCGCAGCCAGATCGCCCAGCTTCTGGAGGTCAGCCCGGCTACGGTCACCCAGGTCACCAAGGACCTGATCGCGCGCGGCATGGTGGCGGAGGTCAATCAGGCTCCCTCACGAGGCGGGCGCCCCGCCGTGCTGCTCGGCGTCGTCGGTTCGGCCGGCCGGGCGCTCGGCGCCAAAGTCGCCGCCGATCATGTCGCCGCGGTGGAGGTGAGCCTCGACGGGCAGGTCATCCGGGCCTGGGAATGGCCGTTCGAGGCGACCGCGGCCGACGCGCTGGACCAGCTGATCGCCATCCTGCGTCCGCTCACCGAGCCGAGCGGCGACAACGCTCCCCTCTTAGGTATCGGCATCGGGGTGCCCGGCGCGGTGGACGACCAAGCGGTCGGCGTCGTCGACGCCCCCACCCTCGGCTGGCAACATCTTCCGCTCGGCGCCCAGCTTCAATCGGCACTGCCGGTCCCGGTCCTCGTCGAGAACGACGTCAATACGCTCGCCGTCACCGAACGGCTCTACGGCCGCGGCCGCGAACACCGTGACTTCCTCGTCGTCACCATCGGACGGGGCATCGGCGCGGGCCTGGTGATCGACGGAAGTGTGTACCGCGGCAGCACGGGCGGCGCCGGCGAATTCGGTCACCTACCCGTCAACCCGGACGGCCCCGCGTGCTCGTGCGGCAACAACGGTTGCCTCGAAGCTCTCATCGGCCAGGACGCGCTGCTCCGACGGGCCCGGGAGCAGGACCTGATCAGCGACGACGCGAACATCGGCCAACTGCTCGCGGTCGCTTCCGGCGGTGACCCGTCAGCACAGCTGCTCTTTCACGAAGCCGGCGAGACGCTCGGTCGAGCCGTCGGTGGCCTGGTCAACGTCATGGATCCGCAGATCGTCGTCGTGCTCGGTGAAGGTACCCGGGGCTGGCAGCACTGGCGCAACGGTTTCGACCACCAGCTGCGAGCCCACGCCCTGCCGGCCCGCCGGGGTGTGCCCGTCGTCGTCGAGACGTGGGACGACTCCTCATGGGCCCTCGGCGCCGCCGCGCTGGTCCTTGCCACCCCGTTCGACGCCAGCGGTTTGACCGGGAGCCAGGGCGAACTGGTCCGCGCCAGGCTCGACGAGGCGCTGACCCAGGACTCTCGATGA
- a CDS encoding VOC family protein, protein MAKSTLDSMLLSSTDPERLRAWYAGALRPQQEANVGGYFMLKFGDFHLMIDNRSDIGEKNPEPGRIILNFDVDDARGIAARLDEMGASWLAPLEDRDGSLFGTVIDPDGNYVQIIQLSEEHLAEMSQMF, encoded by the coding sequence ATGGCGAAATCCACACTTGACAGCATGTTGCTCTCGAGCACCGATCCCGAACGCCTGCGGGCATGGTATGCCGGCGCCCTGCGGCCACAGCAGGAGGCGAACGTCGGCGGGTATTTCATGCTCAAGTTCGGCGACTTCCATCTCATGATCGACAACCGCTCCGACATCGGGGAAAAGAACCCCGAGCCCGGCCGCATCATCCTCAACTTCGATGTGGACGACGCCCGGGGTATCGCCGCTCGCTTGGACGAAATGGGCGCCTCCTGGCTGGCGCCGCTGGAAGACCGGGACGGCAGCCTCTTCGGCACGGTCATCGACCCGGACGGCAATTACGTACAGATCATCCAGCTCAGCGAGGAACATCTGGCCGAGATGTCCCAGATGTTCTAG
- a CDS encoding VOC family protein: protein MFKNTKAFSGFSTNDIPAAKRFYADVLGLEVTEEHGMLTLHIAGDRPTLIYPKGEDHTPASFTILNFPVEDIRQAVAELTARGVRFERYPDAAEHTDEHGIFHGGGPLIAWFKDPAGNTLSVLQE, encoded by the coding sequence ATGTTCAAGAACACCAAAGCCTTCAGCGGCTTCTCCACCAACGACATCCCGGCCGCCAAGCGGTTCTACGCCGACGTCCTCGGCCTCGAGGTCACCGAGGAGCACGGCATGCTCACACTGCACATCGCCGGCGACCGCCCGACACTGATCTACCCCAAGGGTGAGGACCACACCCCCGCCAGCTTCACCATCTTGAACTTTCCGGTGGAGGACATCCGGCAGGCCGTGGCCGAGCTCACGGCTCGCGGAGTGCGCTTCGAGAGGTACCCGGACGCCGCCGAGCACACCGACGAGCACGGCATCTTCCATGGCGGCGGGCCGCTGATCGCGTGGTTCAAAGACCCGGCCGGCAATACACTCTCGGTCCTTCAGGAGTAG
- a CDS encoding TetR/AcrR family transcriptional regulator, translating to MTFTSEPRVDSGVRGRTRRAILDAAAALWSRDPSASLGDIADHAEISRSTLHRYFPERQDLTRALLADSKASMDAALASTGPEDHPAVQALENSLRALVDAGDRIVFLFSDMHRLNHDDVDWGEDDETLTRLIRRAQAEDALDPGLDPTWIESAYYALVYVAAMSASSGAMPRHVAADQAVRTFLHGVAGRATP from the coding sequence ATGACCTTCACTTCCGAGCCGCGAGTCGACTCGGGCGTGCGAGGCAGGACACGCCGGGCCATCCTCGACGCCGCCGCGGCCCTGTGGTCCCGTGACCCGTCCGCGTCGCTCGGCGATATCGCCGATCACGCCGAGATAAGCCGCAGCACGCTGCACCGATACTTTCCGGAACGCCAGGATCTGACCCGCGCCCTGCTGGCCGACTCCAAAGCGTCCATGGATGCCGCGCTGGCGAGCACCGGCCCGGAAGACCATCCCGCGGTACAGGCGCTCGAGAACAGCCTGCGCGCGCTGGTCGATGCCGGAGACCGGATCGTCTTCCTTTTCAGCGACATGCACCGGCTCAACCACGATGACGTGGACTGGGGCGAGGACGACGAAACGCTCACCAGGCTGATCCGGCGGGCCCAGGCCGAGGACGCCCTCGACCCCGGCCTGGACCCCACGTGGATCGAGTCCGCCTACTACGCCTTGGTCTACGTCGCGGCGATGTCCGCCAGCAGCGGCGCCATGCCGCGCCATGTAGCCGCGGATCAAGCCGTTCGGACGTTTCTTCACGGCGTTGCCGGGAGGGCGACGCCGTAG
- a CDS encoding ABC transporter ATP-binding protein, with product MTLDSAERSGQTPALPARAKMRLLWSYARPHRLVLLAGLLLGIVATGAELVTPMVTKLVLERLEWAESIRGPIVLLGVLLVAGTVIGLLQAIVLGRLAERVILAVRTGMVRHLLRVRVGELARRSSGEMVARVSSDTTLIREAATSSIVDFVNGLIGLAGAIALMAYLDGVLLLATLAVLVLVSGIALTLMPALAKAQQDAQEEIGRLGGRLEGVLRALRTVKVSRAEARETARISRHAERSAEKGIRAVKIEAVAWTLTAAGVNLSIMLILGIGAYRVSTGDLSVAALVAFLLYLFQLMTPVTLLTQSVTTLQSGLAAAARIAEIEKMQLEADAPAPRQQGSVHVPGTESASHPVPAPESPVLTLQNVTFRYLPDAAPAVDGASLAIPRRGHTAIIGPSGAGKTTIFSLLLRFEDPEHGQLRLDGRPYEEWSLAELRRRIAYVEQDAPLVPGTLRENLAYAAPDAGEQRLWEALATVRLDERARELEAGLDSELSPSTMSGGERQRVAVARALVAQPDILLLDEATAQLDGLTEAAVAVGLHHLARKGAVVTIAHRLSTVVDADQIILMDAGAVRNTGTHEDLLATDELYRELVTALRISGGASTQGNDIPVSMRVS from the coding sequence ATGACTCTCGATTCCGCTGAGCGCTCCGGGCAGACTCCAGCGCTGCCGGCCCGGGCGAAGATGCGCTTGTTGTGGTCGTATGCCCGTCCACATCGTCTGGTTCTTCTCGCCGGATTACTGCTCGGCATCGTCGCCACTGGTGCTGAGCTGGTCACGCCCATGGTCACCAAGCTGGTGCTGGAGCGGCTGGAATGGGCTGAATCCATCCGCGGGCCCATCGTTCTGCTCGGCGTCCTGCTGGTGGCCGGAACCGTCATCGGACTACTGCAAGCGATCGTTCTCGGCCGGCTGGCTGAGCGAGTCATCCTGGCCGTCCGGACCGGCATGGTCCGGCACCTGCTCCGGGTCCGGGTGGGTGAGCTGGCGCGGCGCTCGAGTGGTGAGATGGTCGCGCGTGTCAGCTCGGACACGACGTTGATCCGTGAGGCGGCTACCTCCAGCATCGTCGACTTCGTCAACGGCCTGATCGGGTTGGCCGGCGCCATTGCTCTCATGGCATATCTCGACGGTGTGCTCCTGCTCGCCACTCTTGCGGTCCTGGTTCTCGTGAGCGGCATCGCGCTCACGCTCATGCCCGCGCTGGCCAAGGCGCAGCAAGACGCTCAGGAAGAGATCGGCCGGCTGGGCGGCCGGCTGGAGGGGGTCCTGCGGGCGCTACGCACGGTGAAGGTGAGCCGCGCCGAAGCGCGCGAGACCGCACGGATCTCCCGCCACGCCGAACGCTCCGCGGAGAAGGGCATTCGGGCCGTCAAGATCGAAGCCGTCGCGTGGACTCTCACCGCTGCCGGCGTCAATCTGTCGATCATGCTCATCCTCGGCATCGGGGCGTACCGGGTGTCCACCGGAGACCTCTCCGTCGCCGCGCTAGTGGCCTTCCTGCTCTACCTGTTTCAGTTGATGACGCCGGTGACGCTGCTGACGCAGAGTGTCACGACGTTGCAGTCCGGGCTCGCGGCCGCCGCACGTATCGCCGAGATCGAGAAGATGCAGCTGGAGGCGGACGCTCCGGCGCCGCGGCAGCAGGGGAGCGTCCACGTTCCCGGGACCGAGTCCGCCTCGCACCCTGTTCCCGCGCCGGAGAGTCCGGTGCTGACTTTGCAGAACGTGACCTTCCGCTACCTGCCGGACGCCGCTCCTGCCGTCGACGGTGCCTCGCTCGCGATCCCACGACGTGGCCACACGGCGATCATCGGGCCCTCGGGCGCCGGCAAGACCACCATCTTCTCGCTCCTTCTCAGGTTCGAGGACCCCGAGCACGGCCAGCTCCGGCTCGACGGGCGGCCTTACGAGGAATGGAGCCTGGCCGAACTCCGGCGCCGGATCGCCTACGTCGAGCAGGACGCGCCCCTGGTGCCCGGAACGCTACGGGAGAACCTGGCGTATGCGGCGCCGGACGCCGGCGAGCAACGCCTCTGGGAAGCCCTGGCCACGGTACGGCTGGATGAACGGGCGCGAGAGCTCGAGGCCGGACTCGACAGCGAGCTTTCGCCGAGCACGATGTCCGGCGGTGAGCGTCAGCGCGTCGCGGTGGCCCGGGCGCTGGTAGCCCAGCCGGACATCCTGTTGCTGGACGAGGCCACGGCTCAGCTGGACGGGCTCACCGAGGCCGCGGTAGCCGTCGGTCTTCATCACCTGGCCCGTAAAGGCGCGGTGGTCACCATCGCGCACCGGCTGTCCACGGTCGTCGACGCCGATCAGATCATCCTGATGGATGCCGGCGCCGTACGGAACACCGGAACGCACGAAGACCTGCTGGCCACCGACGAGCTCTACCGTGAACTCGTGACGGCGCTGCGGATCTCCGGGGGCGCAAGCACGCAAGGAAACGACATTCCGGTCTCGATGCGCGTGTCGTAG
- a CDS encoding DoxX family protein, producing MTPSRVLHDAACLLLRLALATVFVAHGWQKFYDRTIDGTTDWFVELNVPFPEITAPSVAVLELVGGGLLGLGILTRVVAAAFSGTMVGALVFVHLDNGPFVADNGFEFVLVLAAACAAVVLLGPGRARMDRLLIKWFRTEDDEMVEVVPRGRK from the coding sequence ATGACCCCATCGCGTGTTCTCCACGATGCGGCCTGTCTGTTGCTCCGTCTTGCCCTGGCGACGGTCTTCGTCGCACACGGCTGGCAGAAGTTCTACGACAGGACCATCGACGGAACCACGGATTGGTTCGTCGAGTTGAACGTCCCGTTCCCGGAGATCACCGCGCCGAGCGTCGCCGTCTTGGAATTGGTCGGTGGCGGCTTGCTGGGCCTGGGGATCCTCACCAGGGTGGTCGCGGCGGCGTTCTCCGGCACCATGGTCGGCGCCCTGGTGTTCGTGCATCTGGACAACGGGCCGTTCGTCGCCGACAACGGCTTCGAGTTCGTGCTCGTGCTGGCGGCTGCTTGTGCTGCCGTTGTTCTGCTGGGACCAGGGCGAGCGCGGATGGACAGACTTTTGATCAAGTGGTTCAGGACCGAAGACGACGAGATGGTCGAGGTGGTTCCGAGAGGCCGGAAATAG